The sequence attagAAGATTTTACAAATAATAAAGATCATTGCAAAAATACACTACCAACAACGAACACACAAATACGAACTATTGAAGATTCAAACAAACCGATGCGAGCCCATTAAGATTCAACCAATCAAAGAACCTTAATCACTTACCAGCAGCCATGACCGAAGCTCCAACAATCGAATTCTTTAAATCAACCAAAACCCAATCGAAATCAAACAACAAAATCCATCACAAACCACACTGACCCCGATAAAAGAAATCACCCAAACTACCTAAACGAAACAAAATCGCAACCGCAATCCTAACTAAAACACAAAGTAAACATCCTCAAATGGTGATCTCGCTGATTATAAAATATTATCTTCGAGTAAGTGAACCAAACGGATGTCGTATAACCATCCTTAAATTCATTTCATCGAGAATCCATTTGAATTTAAATTGGTAACCAACGACTCTATTGATCGACAATTTGTGATTTTGATCATAACCAGATCCTCCTTTTTTGCGCAATAAGtagcattttttttttatatatattttacaatatttacattTTGTTTTTCTTGGTTCTATATCGAATTTAGTAAACCATCACAAGGTAGCTCAATGGTTGAGGCCCTGACATCCTTGCAAAAGGTCTTAGCTTCGAATCTTGTGGTGAACAGAGAAGGGATGAAAACAGTCAATGTGAGTATGAGGTTAGATTACCCGCTCACCCGAATAACCCGAACATTAAAAACCTTTAAAACCTATATCGAATTTGGTTGTTAAAAACTTAGACTAATGTTTTCCAATAAGTAGTACAGAGTGTTTTACTACTAGATGGGCCAAGAATTGATGGGCATATTCAGTACTCcatgatacataatctctataagTCAGTTCAATTTTAATTTCTCTAATATTCGTTTTTGGATTAGTGAGAAAAACATCCTATGAACGAGTACATTGACATCCTCATAGAGggtaaacctcgggtaatcaaaccCCCTGAGTGCGAGATCTGGTACTGGATGAATTGCGTACAAGGCGCATCCTCTGGTCACACTCCTTTTTGAACGAAATGACTTTGCCAAGATTCGAACCCGGGGGTGTGCTTCATCGAGCAACTTAGCATTACTCTTATATTCTAAAACTCAAACTTTAGCTATTTTGGCCTCATTTGTCATTTCACCATTTGTCCTCTTAATGGAAACATGAATGAATGGGAAGATCGAAAagtaaagaagaaaagaagttttgCTTAGACCGGTTACTTGAGTATGGCAAGTCGGTAGCCGTTCAGTGATTGTATGAGATTCTCGCTTCAATTTTACATGGATGAATGCAAATAGCAAGGTAAAGTATAGGACGAGCCTCGTCTACAAAGCAGAGCGACCTCGTCTTGCTTGCATAAATAAGGATACCAATTAGTAGTGCTTGAATCCCTTATATGGTTCCACATGAGAAACTAATACGAATATAGCCTACATGCCAATTGAACTATGAGCTAGAATTCTTTTGACTTTTGTTTTAGTCATGGTGGCTAGCGCTCTTAAGATCATAGAATCAATGCTGGAGGGCATTGTTTGAGTCGAGTGAAGTAAAGACTGACTACCTATAAACGAAACAAGAAATTGAAAATTTTCCTCTTAACATCAGTAAAAAGAGTCCGATGTTCTTTTAGGGATATTTTGTAAATTAGAAAAACATGAGGGGTGTAAACTACAATTGGTATTTTGGTACTGATATAATAACTACAATAGAATATATGCCCAAATCTAAACACGACTTATCATTTACAGCAAAAACCTACTCAACAGATACTTTTCAATCAGAGCCCTAAATTTTCTCCCATCGTTCGTTCTTCTCCGCCTGAAATCATGGTTACCTTTTGCTCTTTTTTCACATAAACACATACTGTTGACTCATTTACttaaatatacataatattatgtatttataatttatatatttacatttctgttttttttccttttttaataATTTCAGATGTATTTCCGCGATCTGTACCCGATCTTATGATTACTGTATATATGTCGATGTTGATATTACTGATCTGTTTTTGTTGATTGATCATCTATTATATGTGATTTACCTGTCGGTGTTGCTTATGAATTGCAAACTCTAACCTGATAACTTGATGCTGAGCTAGATCACAAGTTTGTGTGAAATTGTAGATTATGCGTATGATTTACTTGCTTGTGGAGAATTTTGAGCTATATGATTGGTCCTTTAAGTTTTTGGATGCAGTTTATGTTGCTTGATCTGAATAATTGATTTTCTTTCGTTTGATATGTATTAGCCCTGGCTCCTGTGTTTGTGAGTTAACTGATTACTAAACTCTGGTTGGTTAATTGTTTGGTGCATGTTGATGTTTGGTAATGTGGTTTGTAGAGGCACTATAAGACTAATTGTTCTCTTGCGTAAGTGAATTTAGTTTGGTGTTCAACTGATTGTGAGTATATTAGGTTTGTCCGGGTGGTGATATAGCTGGTCCATTGTGATTAAATTTGGTTTGTTTTTTGACAAATTCAGTTGCTGCATGCTTTCTTGAGATGAATTTAATAAGATTTTAATCCATGTACTATCGTTACTCATGTAGTTAATACATGGAAATAGCAGTCTTTTGTTGTTCTTGTAACCTATTTATGTAAGAATATTCAGAAAACCTGTCGATAGGGATGTGTGTGATTCATTTAGTACAAGGTCCTTTTTTTAACCAAAGATATAGCTAAGAATGGTCTACCAGGTATTGAGTGCAAGCTAAAGTTTATGTGTTATTAATAGTCTATTAAACTTGCAGGCCAACGCAGCATCAGGAATGGCTGTGCATGATGAGTGCAAGCTAAAGTTTATGGAATTGAAGGCAAAAAGGACCTTTCGCTTCATCATTTATAAGATCGAAGAGAAGCAAAAGCAGGTGATTGTGGAAAAACTTGGAGAACCAGCCGAGACTTATGATGCTTTCTCAGCATGCTTACCAGCTGATGAATGCCGATACGCCGTCTTTGATTACGACTTTTTGACGCCAGAAGGTGTTCAAAAGAGCAGGATTTTCTTCATCGCATGGTACTAATTCATAATAACCTGTCTCCATTGTTGTActttaaaaattttgaagtttgacTGAAGTATTTTAATTATCACGTAACAGGTCTCCGGATACTGCAAGGGTGAGGAGCAAGATGATTTACGCAAGTTCCAAGGACAGGTTTAAGAGAGAGCTTGATGGTATTCAGGTGGAGTTGCAAGCAACAGATGCTAGTGAAGTTGGGCTCGATGTTATTCAAAGCCGAGCAAGTTAAAGCTCTGCATAAATGAGATTCCCCTGTTCttcatttatgtttaatgtttatattgtCTCTGGTATGTAGATTACTGATGAATGACTCGCGTACCGGGCGGATTTTATTTCTCAAGAACTAGTGTTGTGGTTTAAGGTAAAAATTATGTGATATTTGTGTGATTTAACAGAAGTAATATGAATTTGTACTGTATTTCAATTTGATTTCCTTTTATGGATTTTGCTATGCTTTACCTACGGATTGACCATTTGCATTTACTTTGTTTTCCTTCTTCGTGTGTTTCTACGCCTTTGTAGAACTTCAAAAATTTGCAACTGTTTATCCTATTATTGTTTTCATGTTGAAGTAAACTATTTTGAACCAGGCATAAACATCGAATGCTTTGTTTCATAATGTTACATGTCTTATCGGGACATTGTATGATGGGGTATTGTCAAGATTCCCCCACGCGATGACTTAGTAAGCAACATTCCAGAAGTTTATGAATCGTTAATAGATTCTACGACATCTTGCACGACATTGACACTAATCATTCCAACATAAATTTCAATACCGTTTTGAATCCAGTAGTGCATAATCGTCTCTATTGCAAGAAGAGTTGAGGATCCCTAAATCGGGTTTGGGTACAATAGTCATGACACGTTATATTGGGACGAATAACTGCATATGCTGTTTTAACTCATTTTTAGAATTCGTGACTGCTATAAGTTACTAAGCACAGATAAATATATGCACAGCTCATTGACAAACATAAATCTTTTATAGAATGTATGTATGATTTAAAATGGAGCTTTTTAGAGCcacttagaaatatttatttagtatGTTTTGTTGATATCATAGTGTATTATATTCTAGAAACATTGAGCACTCTACGTCCACCAAGCTCAAATATATATTTGAACCATGACTATCTGATGACTTGTTGCATTtgcatattataataattataatagccaTAGTTAGTGGGTCGGTAGGAACAGTAATGTACAATTAAGGAGTACAACAGTACCATACAGGCATACATATGAAGCTTTTTTATGCACCAACCAATTAAGTTACAATCTCAATCACAATTAGTGGACATCATTTAAAGTTATAATCTCAGCTGGGCAGTAAAAATATTACTTGGTTCCAAATTGAATGCATGTCCCTCATCATGTTTATGTTTATGCTAGTCCGATATGGATGTCATTAGACCTATCATTTTTAAGATTATATTGCTAATTCTCATTCTTAATTCTCATTGTTGTTTTGGGTCGCCACCTCTTTGACCCCACATATTTTGTCATAGTAACTTAGCTAAGTATCAATACAAACTACCGAGCTTATGTCCACTAATTCTCGAATCGACAAAATATTAACCCTAAATGCGAAAAAAGTTTTCGATACCAGCACAATTTTACCTACTATACGACTTCAATCAGTTGAGAAAAATTTGGTTAAGAGTAGAAATTTGATAACCAAGAGAATAAGTTATATGTACTACTCCGTACTAACTACTCGAACTTGCTTATCAAATCAGTTGAAGACTAATTACTAATACACTTACTTATATTTAACTTCTTTTTCTTGTGGCTCTTTTAACTTTTGAGTTTTGATAGTGAGCATTAGGTACTATTATTACAAGTATATAATATAATTTGTTGTGTTTACGTGTATAAATACCATGTAATTCAAAAGTTTTGGCTGTTTATATCTTTGGTGGTGCTCGTATATTAGAACATAACTCAATATATATCTATAGTCAAATACGATTCAAATGCACATGTTCGAAACTACAAATCACCTAAAATGATGTTTACGTGCATTTTTTAATTCAAAAACTTCAATCAATTTATCATAATCTACATttgatataaatctatttttaatacTTATAATTGCTAACCCGTTTAACCATTCTTGATTCATTGTACTTCGTAAATAATTCTTCAACAATTTCAATTGTGAAAAACTTTGTTTAGTAGATGCTACAGTGACCAAGACGGTTAGCAAAATCGTGTATGCAAGTAAAATATTTGGAAAAATATCCATCTTCTTTGTAAACTCCATAATCTCAAGTGACGTCCACGACGAATTGGGGAAAAACTGAATCATGTATATAAAATCATTGTGGAGTCATGGAGATTATTTATGGTATTGTATAAAATAGATACAAAGGAAATTGATTATCTTGATTTGGGATTTGAGAATTGTCGAATTGATGAGGAGACAGAGGAGTAGAGGACGTTTGGATGCCCCAATGATACGACGAATCAGTTTTAATCCGTATTTAATTTTACTCTGTATTTGATTTTACTCCAATGATAGTGAGCACTTTTTTAGTTTTTGTAaaacaatttattatttatatgagCTAAAATGTTGGCTTAATGAACCTAGTATATATGAAACTGGATCAATACTAAGATGCCCTTTGAATTGTCTTGCCCAGGTGCGGTTGCACCTTCAGCCCCGCCCAAAGTCCAGCCCTGCATTCTAGCCAACACCCGTTCTATCATTTGATCCTAGGACGTAGAAACATGGATTTAGAACCCATGGTGTCATTCCAACGAAAGTTTTTTACCCCTTTTCGAGAACCACCCAAAAGACAAGGTTTGGACTTCGGATAATATATGATTTGTGTTCCATTCTTTGTTTTTGATAATCAAATTCTGATTTTTAAATTAATTCAATATCAAGTGAATATTGATATAGATTAATGTTATATTTTTCCTTTTCATACGTACGCTTTAAAGTTTTGAaatttaataaatatttttttcaCATCTGCACATTTTTTCTTTTTAAATGAcgatttttttggcatcagtagatcatttatttcaacgaccttcATCATTTGCATGTAACATACacattcgggcggaaacccgaactcgATCGACATCTGGTAAAACctccatatatggtcaatatatatcaccattattggtgttcaattgttttaaagaaatcatgtcatccctaaggatcggaCCTATCACCTCCCCTATCCCATGACTCAAAAGATATGGGGGGAATCGTTGGACTATGCCTGCAAATTCATCTACACATTTATATGCATTTACTGGTTTAACTTTTGTTTATCATTGTTTTGAAAAGTAAGTAACATTTTTACTCCTAAAAAACTTTGTAATTTAAATATTTATGTATGTCTCATATTattcaattcatctaaagaatatATATGCTAAAGGGAAATTGTACATATTGATTGATGGGCATATATAAATGCCTATGCATATCTAACCTACCCTTTAGACAAAAGTAGACAACTAATCCTAGTTTATACTATCCTAATTTATATGTATTTAAACTTACAGTTACAAATAACCAATAAATGACTCGTGAAAATGGATGTAAGCTCATATACCATTCCTTTCAAAATTCAGACTTACTATTCGAAATCTATTAATACAGCTTATTAAATAGAAATTCAATTCAACTAACATTAAATTCTGATAGCAGAAGTCTAAGTGGAAATACTAACGAATCTTGATCTGAAAAGTGATGTACCTAATTACTTCAAAAGAAATAATCTGTGAAAGTTTGAGGTAAACACATTGTAACAAATTGATCAAAACAAGCAAACAACTTACACTTTGACTTTTAAAGTCAAAATCTCTGTCCCAAAATAAGTTTTCACAGTTTCATTTTAGACTGTTCCCTCCGTTTTGTTCCCAACGGGCAAAAAAATGAGGCATCGGAACTTTTTTAACCAATTAAACCCCGACAAGCGAtttatactttatttatttatctttttCACTCAACTTCCAATTATATCTCAACACACCATTCAAATCCTTTTCACTCAAATTTAACACTCAATTTTGAGACTCTTCACAACACAACTTCAAAATTGAACAATGTCACGTCATAGTCAAAAACTTCACTCTCATCCAAAAAACCCCAAAATTTCACAACATGTCACACTCACTGTAACGGGTGGTTTAAGTTAACCTACCCCTACTCTTTATTAAACGGCGCAAGGTCAAATCAGGGGAAGGGGTGTCAAT comes from Rutidosis leptorrhynchoides isolate AG116_Rl617_1_P2 chromosome 4, CSIRO_AGI_Rlap_v1, whole genome shotgun sequence and encodes:
- the LOC139839562 gene encoding actin-depolymerizing factor 2-like, which produces MANAASGMAVHDECKLKFMELKAKRTFRFIIYKIEEKQKQVIVEKLGEPAETYDAFSACLPADECRYAVFDYDFLTPEGVQKSRIFFIAWSPDTARVRSKMIYASSKDRFKRELDGIQVELQATDASEVGLDVIQSRAS